Proteins from one Corynebacterium testudinoris genomic window:
- the mraZ gene encoding division/cell wall cluster transcriptional repressor MraZ → MFLGTYTPKLDDKGRLTLPAKFREDLAGGLMITKGQDHSLAVYPREEFAARARKAAAVSRTNPEARAFIRNLAASADEQRPDGNGRITLSAGHREYANLSKECVVIGSVDFLEIWDAESWAAYQKETEAAFSAADTDDVLGGLL, encoded by the coding sequence ACTGACTCTGCCGGCCAAGTTCCGTGAGGATCTAGCTGGTGGGTTGATGATCACGAAGGGGCAAGACCACAGCCTTGCGGTCTATCCCCGGGAAGAGTTCGCGGCACGTGCCCGAAAGGCCGCTGCCGTGTCCCGCACCAACCCGGAGGCTCGCGCCTTCATCCGTAACCTGGCTGCCAGCGCGGATGAACAGCGACCCGATGGAAATGGGCGCATCACCTTGTCAGCCGGGCACCGGGAGTACGCGAACCTTTCTAAGGAATGCGTGGTCATTGGCTCGGTGGACTTTCTCGAGATCTGGGATGCCGAATCCTGGGCCGCGTACCAGAAGGAAACGGAAGCCGCTTTCTCGGCGGCTGACACAGATGACGTCCTCGGCGGACTGCTCTGA